Within Oxobacter pfennigii, the genomic segment TGCCGTTGTCATTGCTGTTTGCATGTACCTCAATTTGAATGCAGCATTGGATGCAACTGTCGTCGTCGGAGTCATGCTCTTTGTATTTGACCTCTTTGGCCCCCTTAAGTCTTTATACGGTCAAAGCGCGCGGATGACGGTCATGAACAGCTGCTTAAACCGCATAGAAGCTGTATTTGCTGAAAAGGAACTGCCCGATAACGGTGAAGATACCATTCCGGAAGTCTCAGGCGCCCCGGAGGTTGAATTTAAGGATGTGAGCTTTGCCTACGGTGAAAAGGAAGTCCTTAGAAGCATTTCCTTTGACCTTGAGCGGAACAGCATGCTGGCATTGGTCGGCCCTTCCGGCGGAGGAAAATCCACCATTGCAAATCTTGTTCCCCGGTTTTGGGATGTGAAATCCGGCCAGGTGCTTATCCGCGGAAAGGATGTGCGCAATATAAAGCTTTGCGACATGATGAAGCATATCAGCATGGTGTTCCAGAGGGTGTACCTCTTTCAGGATACAATCTACAACAACATCAGCATGGGCCGCCCTGACGCCGGCCAAGCCGAGGTAATTGAGGCGGCAAAAAAAGCAAGGTGCTATGACTTTATTATGGCGCTGCCGGATGGGTTTAACACCATGGTCGGCGAGGGCGGCGCCACACTCTCCGGCGGCGAGAAACAGCGGATTTCCATCGCCCGCTGCATTTTGAAGGATGCGCCCATTATCATACTTGACGAAGCCACAGCCAGCGTAGACGCGGACAACGAAAGCTATATCCAGCAGGCAATCAGCGAATTGTGCCGGGGCAAGACGCTGATGGTTATAGCCCACCGGCTTAATACCATCAGGAGCGCCGACAAAATATTGGTCATAGCTGACGGAAAGTTATCCCAGCAGGGCACTCATGACGAGCTGATGAGGGCCGGCGGGGTCTACAGGAACTTTGTAACCGCCCGCGAGAACAGCCGCGGCTGGAGCCGCAGGGCTGGCGGCGCAGCTAATGAAGCACCGCACAAGGCTTAGGAATAAAGATTAAATTATATCAACGGCGCTCATTTCATACAGAAAATTAAACCACCTGCCGGTAACAAGGGTTTTACCGGCAGGTGGTTTAATTTCTGTATGAACAATCTATCCTGCTTTGCTTAAGATTCCCAATCATAGATATAGACTTGAAGCTTCCGGCCGTCCGGTTCGGTCACATACAGGCCAAGTGAGTTGCCCCAAATCCATGCGGATGTGATGACGGACCTTTTAGCGGGGACATAGTTCTCATAGCTTAATTGTTCAGGATAGCTCCCTTGCTCGAACTTGGTTATGGAGTCTAAAACCATAGCCTTCGAGTAAGGAATGTCATTCGGGAGATGCTTTGCAAGATTTACAGCTTCGCCCGTGTTAATATCGAAGCATATGGTATAAAGGGTGGGCATGTGTGCCGACGGGCCGTCGTAGGTTTGCAGGGGGTAGCTCACAGACAGATAGTCGCCCCAGCGTCCATAGACGGGCTGTAACCGGTAGGTGTATCCAGAATGTTCGGCGACCCAGCCACTGGCGTACCATCTCACAAACATATCGAGCAATCCGGCCTTGCCATCGTCGCCTGGAAATCCGCCGGTCCACGCTTTCAGCTGGCTGTTGATACGTTCGGCAACTTCGGGCGATTGGGGCAGCTTCGCGTTTAATGTGAATAGGTCAACGTTGGGCAGTATTCGCCTGTCATAACGGTATATCACCGAAAAATCGTCAATCCCTATCCCATAGGGACTTATATCAGACGTAAGTCGGATACTAAAGGTCATACGGTCGTTGAAGAATGGATTGCTCTCAGGAAGATTGATGTGGAGATACCTGTTATTCTCACTGTAATCCACAAGCTCATAGCTCGGGTAGTTATTAGGTATCCCGGTAAATGAGCGTTTGGCATTTTCTGCCGCAGGGGGATTGCCAAAATGTGCGCTCTTTGGAGAGTTCATCCAGCTCGTTATCTCGCTGTTGATATACCGGATGTAGTTGAACCCGTCGTAGAATATATCCGACAGAGGCTTTCTGACGCCATTTATTACAACTTCCTCTATGGCGTCCGGGTGCTTAAGCTCCGTACCTCCGGTGCCGCTGGAATTATCAACGTCACCGAGATAAACCGGGTCAATACTTTCGTCGGGGAATATGTTTGCAAGGGGCCGCAGCGGAATATAACCAGCCCGTGCGGCAACGGCCTGTCCTTCATCGGTGAGCAGCCAGTCTATCAGCTTACGTGCCGGGCTGCCGGCGGGCATGTCTTTGCGCAGGACGGCATAGTAATAGTCTTCAAGCGGATATTCTCCGCGGGTTATGGTATCCCGGGACGGCTTTACGCCGTCCACCTCCAACAGCTTGAACCGGCTGTTGCCGTACATATTGTTGACGTAGTAGAACATTGAGTAGCCGATGGCCTCACGGGCGTTGTCGTAGCTTGACACCACTTCGACCAAGGCGCCCATAGACTCGGCCAGCCATTCTGAAGGCGGGTCCATAGGCTCCAGCCCATCCATCACAAGTTTTAAAAGCAGCGTCTGGCTGCCGGAACCTTGGGTACGCTGATAAGGCACAATATTTTCATCAAGGCCGCCGAGGGCTTTCCAGCCGGTGATTTTCCCGGTGTATATGTTACGCAGCTGTTCAAGAGAAAGGCCGTCAACGGGGTTTTCGATGTTTGCAAGAAAAACCAGGGCATCCTTGGCAATGGGAATGACATCCAGTTCTATGCCAAGATTATGCGCCTCGCTAAGCTCTTTTTCTGACGGATAAGTGACAAAAATCAGATCTGACGAACCGTGAAACAGGTTGTAATACGCATTTGCCGTTGTGTAGTGCGTCGGAGGGCTTCCAATGCCGCTGAATAAACCATGCAGCGCAGTTGTCAGCGGTATTGTGGCGGTGGAGCCGTCGATTCTCGCCCACAGTCCGGACAGCTCGTCCGCGAGGCCGGCAGGCGGTACAGACGGTTCATGGGGCGCTGTTACAGACACAGGCGGTTCTTTTTCAACAGGAACCACATTGTCCTTGCATGAGGTCAGCAGAATAGCCGCACATACGGCAGCAAACAATATAACTATATGCTTGTTCATATTGCCTCCTCTAATATAAATTTGTTATCCTGCATCTATTCTATCATAAATGCAGGAAATAAATGTCATTGCTTGGGTTCTCCTTCCCCTGTTTTTATACACGTTATATTGATTCCTGCAACGCCGGAGCAAAATTCCGTCCTGCCGTGGGTGGCAAAAGCCTTATGAATATGTAAGATATATTTTCCAATATATTCTTGGTGTACCTTTTAAAGAAGAACCAGAATTTTGTGAAGATTTCCTGCCATGGAATATGGATGTGCAGGCATTCTGCAATAAAGCCGAAGAGTGATTACAATAAATCAGCTTTCTGGCTTTTTATATGCACGGTTTTATTCATTGACAGTATATATGGCGAATGCTATAATTGCTTATAGACCATATGGTCTAGACTGTTTAGTCTATAACAAAAAAACAGGAGGGACAATAAGCTTGAAGGAAAAGTCTTTTGAAAGAAAAACCGAACTACTCGAGGCAGCATTAGATGAATTTATTACAAAAAACTTTGAAGACGCTTCACTCAATGCCGTTATAAAAAACGCAGGCATCAGCAAAGGTACTTTTTACTATCATTTTCAGGATAAACAGGCGCTTTACTTGTTTTTGCTGGAATCTTCCGTAAAAACAAAATGGGAATTTGTAAGGAACAGAACCAAGGACTATTCAGAAGACTATGATAGGATGGACATCTTTGAGAAGTTCAGGCTTCAAGCAAAAATTGGTGCTGAATTTGCTGCTGCTTTCCCAAAATACCACAGGTTAAGCAAGATGCTTACGAAAGAAAAAGGCAGTAAAATATACGAAATCGCAAAGGATGCATTGGGAGATGGTGCGGAAAACTTGCTGGAAGAAATGATAGTCAAAGCAATCGAAAATGGGGATTTCAAGGAGGAATTTTCCAGGGAGTTTATCGTAAAAACTGTAAGTCACCTCTTTGTTCATTTTG encodes:
- a CDS encoding ABC transporter ATP-binding protein — encoded protein: MIVLLKRLLDFCGKYKGRVLLAFVFSFLKALLLKAPIGFAFVMLSAFYNGEATPLLCLRIGIAMAGSVLLQIAFTHIANRLQSAAGFMVLADKRMELGAHLRRMPMGYFTEGNIGKISSVLSTDMVFVEENSITVLADFMGYIFAEAIMVLFLMIFNVWLGLAAMAVILVVLLIAKGMEKEALEDSHIRQEQSENLTEAVLDFTEGISIIKTYNLLGEKSKELSDNFRETCRTSLQFEENHVPWQRGLNIVYGLGAAVVIAVCMYLNLNAALDATVVVGVMLFVFDLFGPLKSLYGQSARMTVMNSCLNRIEAVFAEKELPDNGEDTIPEVSGAPEVEFKDVSFAYGEKEVLRSISFDLERNSMLALVGPSGGGKSTIANLVPRFWDVKSGQVLIRGKDVRNIKLCDMMKHISMVFQRVYLFQDTIYNNISMGRPDAGQAEVIEAAKKARCYDFIMALPDGFNTMVGEGGATLSGGEKQRISIARCILKDAPIIILDEATASVDADNESYIQQAISELCRGKTLMVIAHRLNTIRSADKILVIADGKLSQQGTHDELMRAGGVYRNFVTARENSRGWSRRAGGAANEAPHKA
- a CDS encoding PstS family phosphate ABC transporter substrate-binding protein yields the protein MNKHIVILFAAVCAAILLTSCKDNVVPVEKEPPVSVTAPHEPSVPPAGLADELSGLWARIDGSTATIPLTTALHGLFSGIGSPPTHYTTANAYYNLFHGSSDLIFVTYPSEKELSEAHNLGIELDVIPIAKDALVFLANIENPVDGLSLEQLRNIYTGKITGWKALGGLDENIVPYQRTQGSGSQTLLLKLVMDGLEPMDPPSEWLAESMGALVEVVSSYDNAREAIGYSMFYYVNNMYGNSRFKLLEVDGVKPSRDTITRGEYPLEDYYYAVLRKDMPAGSPARKLIDWLLTDEGQAVAARAGYIPLRPLANIFPDESIDPVYLGDVDNSSGTGGTELKHPDAIEEVVINGVRKPLSDIFYDGFNYIRYINSEITSWMNSPKSAHFGNPPAAENAKRSFTGIPNNYPSYELVDYSENNRYLHINLPESNPFFNDRMTFSIRLTSDISPYGIGIDDFSVIYRYDRRILPNVDLFTLNAKLPQSPEVAERINSQLKAWTGGFPGDDGKAGLLDMFVRWYASGWVAEHSGYTYRLQPVYGRWGDYLSVSYPLQTYDGPSAHMPTLYTICFDINTGEAVNLAKHLPNDIPYSKAMVLDSITKFEQGSYPEQLSYENYVPAKRSVITSAWIWGNSLGLYVTEPDGRKLQVYIYDWES
- a CDS encoding TetR/AcrR family transcriptional regulator, with product MKEKSFERKTELLEAALDEFITKNFEDASLNAVIKNAGISKGTFYYHFQDKQALYLFLLESSVKTKWEFVRNRTKDYSEDYDRMDIFEKFRLQAKIGAEFAAAFPKYHRLSKMLTKEKGSKIYEIAKDALGDGAENLLEEMIVKAIENGDFKEEFSREFIVKTVSHLFVHFDEIFHTQEDFELKGMLKNLDNFVDFMKGGLAK